One Ostrea edulis chromosome 2, xbOstEdul1.1, whole genome shotgun sequence genomic region harbors:
- the LOC125679448 gene encoding roundabout homolog 1-like isoform X6, producing MVGCTAILIVFITVQTICQGASPNDHVSYPQILEHPQNGYLAKDNPATLNCQADGNPKPTITWYHNGKKVATMDEDPYSQKMLIEGGKLFFLRVVHNQKDKSDAGVYYCNATNRLGSAISRNATLKIAVLRDEFLQSPSNKSVSIGDKARFSCRPPRGEPKPKVLWLKGRKFLTTSDRIQILENGDLIISQVTLNDADDYKCIATNTAGERESARARLTVLEKPSFRKAPVDQIIMEGEAVHFPCEVVGDQPIVVEWRKENGALKFGRVRVLKDNTLRIEKAEAEDAGLYVCMASNSVGTAEAVARLTVQFMPFFDVKPHDQVVGVRRTVTMHCSVTGIPQPTIIWSKISNKPSGEKMLLFQNTASGRFSVASDGTLRIERVHLGDAAQYECEAINGLGSAKASARLNVKETDPLLFSVNDTRPPPIIRIGPQSQNLPTGEVGFLHCEAYGDPKPQIWWLKDDRPITENSRIISLSSGTLQISDLQESDSGNYTCKASSETGETSQLATLLVKKSNKNVTFHRTQDVKTFPGPPSKPTVVEVLANSIKLSWQPNSNHGDSPVYAYIVEYFSHETSEGWVVASASVPPTTTSVQPTTYTVTNLKPDTTYVFLVRARNSHGIGIPSEVSDPINTRHITDSSRNTQLTREQIRSSLQGIVVELTAVEQLPAAVEVRWKVHKMMDIIDKFVIEYREIRNLKTGRTGRMESVTVSRTALSYTIQDLKSDQWYSICIKAYSKNIATQCSQPMKVQPAEPSRGVKFPTQHLTAPSHVVIHKTTDTSISVQWLPPNDASHSTIKSYEIFCLSNDNKHNCSRSIPANHTSYILENLKADQTYTVKIAARTSGGVGSWSKEYMIGPEKDNLMKQPWFIGLLISIIGVTLWFALCIFVVWLCRKRKAMKKQKMQEMYSVPNYSKSDDSNRNSFNYYAKYGYSQKDVQNRAGGMTQMAPEFAQLLESKDMEMQQGQGPSVYNVPQMKTFYQKKDPVAPYATTTLINAGNAVGGHSMQDHMFRPITQHSQQSGSGDSGCCKHECSGDSNTSHSNTGIPVDHADAMQSPTSDSGSHTTDENGFLLKKGKKPLKQITQPKQAMVNWAEFLPPPPEHPPPPSEMNMSQHSSGNSSTSQQYAEINCLNREMGARSPMSPMSKISSCSCPVPHNATPVSGWNMPAYSDTGCGRCCSPKYFENVHYPSNQYNVVQRTQSPRGAEWNNCPRGHDTWGQRTIACMNASRGTPTDFKCRTCHSDQEQGGPMPQLQNYKIVPHCENDYQFLHESEQGPPGAYNMPPSYAGLYVHGDGGQCVEHPCQSSMAEPCSPVYHNNKMEGHHMNIGVDGYHRNADSPISDNGPDYAGESTELETEDENSPRKEGENEGQDDGGNMSGVETWPSYTDQCNTEDSSEHSSCHSDSDESFLNEADFASTVAKAAEMSGLTVVGSTVSDPNADQQVVKKQRRHHRARPTSPYSTDSNFSEIVRKPYPKSQRKKQLMDQGKWSNRKDSPTGSTVPQNQSKYSQHAGTLKV from the exons GTGCCTCACCAAATGACCATGTCTCCTATCCACAAATACTGGAACACCCCCAAAATGGTTACTTAGCTAAGGACAACCCTGCCACCTTGAATTGTCAAGCAGATGGTAACCCAAAACCCACCATAACGTGGTACCACAATGGGAAGAAGGTGGCTACCATGGACGAAGACCCATACTCTCAAAAGATGTTGATCGAGGGAGGGAAGCTGTTCTTCCTGAGAGTTGTCCACAACCAGAAAGACAAGTCGGACGCAGGTGTTTACTACTGTAATGCCACCAATAGACTGGGGAGTGCCATCTCTAGAAATGCCACCTTGAAAATAGCAG TTCTAAGAGATGAGTTCTTGCAATCTCCTTCCAATAAAAGTGTGTCCATTGGTGACAAGGCCAGATTCAGCTGTCGGCCCCCAAGAGGTGAACCAAAACCAAAGGTCCTGTGGTTGAAGGGAAGGAAATTCCTTACGACAAGTGACAGAatacaaattttggaaaatgGTGATCTGATCATCTCCCAGGTTACACTGAACGATGCAGATGATTACAAGTGTATTGCTACCAATACggctggagagagagagagtgcacGTGCGAGACTGACTGTTTTAG AAAAACCAAGCTTCCGGAAAGCTCCAGTTGACCAGATCATCATGGAAGGGGAGGCAGTTCATTTTCCTTGTGAGGTAGTAGGGGACCAGCCCATAGTAGTGGAATGGAGGAAGGAGAATGGAGCCCTAAAGTTTGGGAGAGTGAGGGTGCTGAAGGATAACACACTGAGGATAGAAAAGGCAGAAGCTGAAGATGCTGGCTTGTATGTCTGTATGGCCTCCAATTCAGTGGGGACTGCAGAGGCAGTCGCTAGGCTTACTGTCCAGT TCATGCCATTTTTTGACGTGAAACCACATGATCAGGTGGTGGGTGTACGGCGTACGGTTACTATGCATTGTTCTGTCACTGGAATCCCACAACCCACCATTATATGGAGCAAAATCTCTAACAAGCCCTCAGGGGAGAAG ATGCTGTTATTTCAAAACACTGCATCAGGAAGATTCTCAGTGGCTTCAGATGGGACTTTAAGAATTGAGCGAGTACATCTGGGAGATGCTGCTCAGTATGAGTGTGAGGCCATCAATGGACTTGGCTCAGCCAAAGCCTCGGCAAGGCTAAATGTCAAAG AAACTGACCCACTTCTGTTTTCAGTAAATGACACCCGGCCACCCCCTATCATTAGGATTGGCCCTCAGAGCCAGAATCTGCCCACAGGAGAGGTAGGGTTCCTTCACTGTGAGGCCTATGGTGATCCAAAGCCCCAGATATGGTGGCTGAAGGATGACAGACCCATTACTGAAAATTCCAGAATCATTTCACTTAGCTCGGGGACTCTCCAGATATCAG ATCTCCAAGAATCAGACTCTGGAAATTACACTTGCAAGGCTTCTAGTGAGACCGGAGAAACATCCCAGTTAGCTACACTGTTGGTCAAAA AGTCCAACAAGAATGTGACATTCCACCGTACACAGGACGTGAAGACTTTCCCTGGTCCACCCTCCAAACCAACAGTTGTAGAGGTCCTGGCAAATTCCATCAAGCTGTCATGGCAACCCAACAGTAACCATGGAGATTCACCTGTTTATGCATACATTGTGGAGTACTTCAGTCATGAAACATCTGAG GGCTGGGTTGTTGCTTCTGCTTCTGTCCCACCAACCACTACCTCTGTGCAACCCACAACATACACAGTGACCAATCTTAAGCCAGATACAACCTATGTATTCCTGGTGCGAGCAAGAAATTCCCATGGTATAGGGATACCTAGTGAGGTGTCAGACCCCATAAATACCAGGC ATATAACAGACAGTTCTCGCAATACACAGCTGACCAGGGAACAGATTCGTAGTAGTCTGCAGGGTATTGTGGTGGAGCTGACTGCAGTAGAACAACTGCCTGCTGCGGTGGAAGTTAGGTGGAAG GTACACAAGATGATGGATATCATTGACAAATTTGTAATTGAGTACCGAGAAATTCGTAACCTGAAGACGGGTAGAACTGGCAGGATGGAGTCGGTGACCGTCAGTCGAACAGCACTGTCATACACTATACAGGATCTGAAGAGTGACCAGTG GTACAGTATCTGCATCAAGGCCTACAGCAAGAACATAGCCACACAGTGTAGTCAGCCTATGAAGGTTCAGCCTGCTGAGCCATCTAGGGGTGTCAAATTCCCCACCCAGCACTTAACAGCTCCCTCCCATGTTGTAATCCACAAAACTACCGACACCAGTATCTCAGTGCAGTGGCTACCACCAAATGATGCTTCGCATTCCACCATCAAGTCATATGAG ATATTCTGCCTTAGTAATGACAACAAACATAACTGTAGCAGAAGTATTCCAGCCAATCACACTAGCTACATTCTAGAAAACCTCAAAGCTGACCAGACATATACGGTGAAAATAGCCGCCAGGACCAGCGGGGGTGTGGGATCCTGGAGCAAGGAATACATGattg GGCCTGAAAAAGATAACTTGATGAAACAGCCTTGGTTCATTGGCCTCCTAATCAGTATCATTGGTGTCACCCTGTGGTTCGCTCTGTGTATCTTTGTGGTATGGCTCTGTCGAAAGAGGAAAGCCatgaagaaacagaaaatgcaaGAAATGTACAGTG TTCCCAACTATTCAAAATCTGATGACAGCAATAGAAACAGCTTTAATTATTATGCTAAATATGGATACAGCCAAAAAGATGTGCAGAATCGAGCAGGAG GTATGACCCAAATGGCACCTGAGTTTGCACAGCTTTTGGAAAGCAAGGACATGGAAATGCAACAGGGCCAGGGCCCGAGTGTCTATAATGTCCCACAAATGAAGACATTTTATCAGAAGAAGGACCCAGTGGCTCCATATGCCACTACTACATTGATAAATGCAGGAAATGCGGTTGGCGGACATTCAATGCAAGATCACATGTTCCGTCCAATCACCCAGCACAGCCAACAGAGTGGATCAGGAGATTCTGGTTGTTGTAAACACGAGTGTAGTGGTGACTCCAATACTAGCCACTCTAATACTG gGATTCCAGTGGACCATGCTGATGCCATGCAGAGCCCAACCAGTGACAGTGGGAGTCACACAACAGATGAAAATggatttttgttgaagaaaggAAAGAAGCCCTTGAAACAAATCACCCAGCCGAAGCAGGCCATGGTCAACTGGGCTGAGTTTCTGCCACCCCCTCCTGAACATCCACCACCACCAAGTGAAATGAACATGTCTCAACATTCATCTGGAAACTCATCCACATCCCAGCAGTATGCAGAGATTAATTGTCTGAACCGTGAAATGGGAGCTCGAAGCCCCATGTCTCCGATGTCTAAGATTTCGTCTTGCTCCTGTCCTGTCCCCCACAATGCCACCCCTGTGTCAGGTTGGAATATGCCAGCTTATTCAGACACAGGTTGTGGAAGGTGTTGTTCACCAAAGTACTTTGAAAATGTGCACTACCCATCAAATCAGTATAATGTGGTTCAAAGGACTCAGTCCCCGAGAGGTGCAGAATGGAATAATTGTCCAAGGGGACACGATACTTGGGGTCAGCGGACAATCGCTTGCATGAATGCTTCACGGGGCACTCCAACGGACTTCAAGTGTCGGACATGTCACAGTGATCAGGAGCAGGGAGGCCCCATGCCACAGCTTCAGAACTATAAGATTGTTCCACATTGTGAAAATGACTATCAGTTCTTGCATGAATCGGAGCAAGGACCACCAGGTGCATACAATATGCCTCCGAGTTACGCAGGACTTTATGTGCATGGAGACGGAGGTCAATGTGTGGAGCATCCTTGTCAATCTAGTATGGCTGAGCCCTGCTCTCCTGTGTATCATAATAATAA AATGGAGGGTCACCACATGAACATAGGAGTAGACGGTTACCATAGAAATGCTGACTCACCTATCTCGGACAATGGTCCAGATTATGCTGGTGAGTCCACTGAGTTGGAGACAGAGGATGAGAACTCTCCAAGAAAGGAGGGAGAAAATGAGGGGCAAGATGATGGCGGTAACATGTCAG GCGTAGAGACTTGGCCAAGTTACACGGATCAGTGCAACACAGAGGATAGTAGTGAGCATTCCAGTTGTCATAGTGACAGTGATGAATCATTCCTTAATGAAGCTGACTTTGCCAGCACTGTTGCCAAGGCAGCAGAGATGTCTGGTTTAACAGTGGTTGGTTCCACTGTGTCTGATCCAAATGCAGACCAGCAAG TTGTGAAGAAACAGAGGCGCCACCACCGAGCCCGCCCCACCAGCCCATACAGCACCGATAGCAACTTCAGCGAAATCGTGCGGAAACCATATCCAAAGTCACAACGAAAGAAACAACTTATGGACCAAG GAAAGTGGTCCAATAGAAAGGACTCACCCACTGGATCAACTGTCCCTCAGAATCAGTCAAAATATTCTCAGCATG CAGGAACACTAAAGGTTTGA
- the LOC125679448 gene encoding roundabout homolog 1-like isoform X3 has protein sequence MVGCTAILIVFITVQTICQGASPNDHVSYPQILEHPQNGYLAKDNPATLNCQADGNPKPTITWYHNGKKVATMDEDPYSQKMLIEGGKLFFLRVVHNQKDKSDAGVYYCNATNRLGSAISRNATLKIAVLRDEFLQSPSNKSVSIGDKARFSCRPPRGEPKPKVLWLKGRKFLTTSDRIQILENGDLIISQVTLNDADDYKCIATNTAGERESARARLTVLEKPSFRKAPVDQIIMEGEAVHFPCEVVGDQPIVVEWRKENGALKFGRVRVLKDNTLRIEKAEAEDAGLYVCMASNSVGTAEAVARLTVQFMPFFDVKPHDQVVGVRRTVTMHCSVTGIPQPTIIWSKISNKPSGEKMLLFQNTASGRFSVASDGTLRIERVHLGDAAQYECEAINGLGSAKASARLNVKVNDTRPPPIIRIGPQSQNLPTGEVGFLHCEAYGDPKPQIWWLKDDRPITENSRIISLSSGTLQISDLQESDSGNYTCKASSETGETSQLATLLVKKSNKNVTFHRTQDVKTFPGPPSKPTVVEVLANSIKLSWQPNSNHGDSPVYAYIVEYFSHETSEGWVVASASVPPTTTSVQPTTYTVTNLKPDTTYVFLVRARNSHGIGIPSEVSDPINTRHITDSSRNTQLTREQIRSSLQGIVVELTAVEQLPAAVEVRWKVHKMMDIIDKFVIEYREIRNLKTGRTGRMESVTVSRTALSYTIQDLKSDQWYSICIKAYSKNIATQCSQPMKVQPAEPSRGVKFPTQHLTAPSHVVIHKTTDTSISVQWLPPNDASHSTIKSYEIFCLSNDNKHNCSRSIPANHTSYILENLKADQTYTVKIAARTSGGVGSWSKEYMIGPEKDNLMKQPWFIGLLISIIGVTLWFALCIFVVWLCRKRKAMKKQKMQEMYSVPNYSKSDDSNRNSFNYYAKYGYSQKDVQNRAGGMTQMAPEFAQLLESKDMEMQQGQGPSVYNVPQMKTFYQKKDPVAPYATTTLINAGNAVGGHSMQDHMFRPITQHSQQSGSGDSGCCKHECSGDSNTSHSNTGIPVDHADAMQSPTSDSGSHTTDENGFLLKKGKKPLKQITQPKQAMVNWAEFLPPPPEHPPPPSEMNMSQHSSGNSSTSQQYAEINCLNREMGARSPMSPMSKISSCSCPVPHNATPVSGWNMPAYSDTGCGRCCSPKYFENVHYPSNQYNVVQRTQSPRGAEWNNCPRGHDTWGQRTIACMNASRGTPTDFKCRTCHSDQEQGGPMPQLQNYKIVPHCENDYQFLHESEQGPPGAYNMPPSYAGLYVHGDGGQCVEHPCQSSMAEPCSPVYHNNKMEGHHMNIGVDGYHRNADSPISDNGPDYAGESTELETEDENSPRKEGENEGQDDGGNMSGVETWPSYTDQCNTEDSSEHSSCHSDSDESFLNEADFASTVAKAAEMSGLTVVGSTVSDPNADQQVVKKQRRHHRARPTSPYSTDSNFSEIVRKPYPKSQRKKQLMDQGKWSNRKDSPTGSTVPQNQSKYSQHDGTSNVPSYNKPNFPNAVPQKACRPKFQPPPCVNKSEDSKDEGQDSGINVDPTSKEGLPGTLKV, from the exons GTGCCTCACCAAATGACCATGTCTCCTATCCACAAATACTGGAACACCCCCAAAATGGTTACTTAGCTAAGGACAACCCTGCCACCTTGAATTGTCAAGCAGATGGTAACCCAAAACCCACCATAACGTGGTACCACAATGGGAAGAAGGTGGCTACCATGGACGAAGACCCATACTCTCAAAAGATGTTGATCGAGGGAGGGAAGCTGTTCTTCCTGAGAGTTGTCCACAACCAGAAAGACAAGTCGGACGCAGGTGTTTACTACTGTAATGCCACCAATAGACTGGGGAGTGCCATCTCTAGAAATGCCACCTTGAAAATAGCAG TTCTAAGAGATGAGTTCTTGCAATCTCCTTCCAATAAAAGTGTGTCCATTGGTGACAAGGCCAGATTCAGCTGTCGGCCCCCAAGAGGTGAACCAAAACCAAAGGTCCTGTGGTTGAAGGGAAGGAAATTCCTTACGACAAGTGACAGAatacaaattttggaaaatgGTGATCTGATCATCTCCCAGGTTACACTGAACGATGCAGATGATTACAAGTGTATTGCTACCAATACggctggagagagagagagtgcacGTGCGAGACTGACTGTTTTAG AAAAACCAAGCTTCCGGAAAGCTCCAGTTGACCAGATCATCATGGAAGGGGAGGCAGTTCATTTTCCTTGTGAGGTAGTAGGGGACCAGCCCATAGTAGTGGAATGGAGGAAGGAGAATGGAGCCCTAAAGTTTGGGAGAGTGAGGGTGCTGAAGGATAACACACTGAGGATAGAAAAGGCAGAAGCTGAAGATGCTGGCTTGTATGTCTGTATGGCCTCCAATTCAGTGGGGACTGCAGAGGCAGTCGCTAGGCTTACTGTCCAGT TCATGCCATTTTTTGACGTGAAACCACATGATCAGGTGGTGGGTGTACGGCGTACGGTTACTATGCATTGTTCTGTCACTGGAATCCCACAACCCACCATTATATGGAGCAAAATCTCTAACAAGCCCTCAGGGGAGAAG ATGCTGTTATTTCAAAACACTGCATCAGGAAGATTCTCAGTGGCTTCAGATGGGACTTTAAGAATTGAGCGAGTACATCTGGGAGATGCTGCTCAGTATGAGTGTGAGGCCATCAATGGACTTGGCTCAGCCAAAGCCTCGGCAAGGCTAAATGTCAAAG TAAATGACACCCGGCCACCCCCTATCATTAGGATTGGCCCTCAGAGCCAGAATCTGCCCACAGGAGAGGTAGGGTTCCTTCACTGTGAGGCCTATGGTGATCCAAAGCCCCAGATATGGTGGCTGAAGGATGACAGACCCATTACTGAAAATTCCAGAATCATTTCACTTAGCTCGGGGACTCTCCAGATATCAG ATCTCCAAGAATCAGACTCTGGAAATTACACTTGCAAGGCTTCTAGTGAGACCGGAGAAACATCCCAGTTAGCTACACTGTTGGTCAAAA AGTCCAACAAGAATGTGACATTCCACCGTACACAGGACGTGAAGACTTTCCCTGGTCCACCCTCCAAACCAACAGTTGTAGAGGTCCTGGCAAATTCCATCAAGCTGTCATGGCAACCCAACAGTAACCATGGAGATTCACCTGTTTATGCATACATTGTGGAGTACTTCAGTCATGAAACATCTGAG GGCTGGGTTGTTGCTTCTGCTTCTGTCCCACCAACCACTACCTCTGTGCAACCCACAACATACACAGTGACCAATCTTAAGCCAGATACAACCTATGTATTCCTGGTGCGAGCAAGAAATTCCCATGGTATAGGGATACCTAGTGAGGTGTCAGACCCCATAAATACCAGGC ATATAACAGACAGTTCTCGCAATACACAGCTGACCAGGGAACAGATTCGTAGTAGTCTGCAGGGTATTGTGGTGGAGCTGACTGCAGTAGAACAACTGCCTGCTGCGGTGGAAGTTAGGTGGAAG GTACACAAGATGATGGATATCATTGACAAATTTGTAATTGAGTACCGAGAAATTCGTAACCTGAAGACGGGTAGAACTGGCAGGATGGAGTCGGTGACCGTCAGTCGAACAGCACTGTCATACACTATACAGGATCTGAAGAGTGACCAGTG GTACAGTATCTGCATCAAGGCCTACAGCAAGAACATAGCCACACAGTGTAGTCAGCCTATGAAGGTTCAGCCTGCTGAGCCATCTAGGGGTGTCAAATTCCCCACCCAGCACTTAACAGCTCCCTCCCATGTTGTAATCCACAAAACTACCGACACCAGTATCTCAGTGCAGTGGCTACCACCAAATGATGCTTCGCATTCCACCATCAAGTCATATGAG ATATTCTGCCTTAGTAATGACAACAAACATAACTGTAGCAGAAGTATTCCAGCCAATCACACTAGCTACATTCTAGAAAACCTCAAAGCTGACCAGACATATACGGTGAAAATAGCCGCCAGGACCAGCGGGGGTGTGGGATCCTGGAGCAAGGAATACATGattg GGCCTGAAAAAGATAACTTGATGAAACAGCCTTGGTTCATTGGCCTCCTAATCAGTATCATTGGTGTCACCCTGTGGTTCGCTCTGTGTATCTTTGTGGTATGGCTCTGTCGAAAGAGGAAAGCCatgaagaaacagaaaatgcaaGAAATGTACAGTG TTCCCAACTATTCAAAATCTGATGACAGCAATAGAAACAGCTTTAATTATTATGCTAAATATGGATACAGCCAAAAAGATGTGCAGAATCGAGCAGGAG GTATGACCCAAATGGCACCTGAGTTTGCACAGCTTTTGGAAAGCAAGGACATGGAAATGCAACAGGGCCAGGGCCCGAGTGTCTATAATGTCCCACAAATGAAGACATTTTATCAGAAGAAGGACCCAGTGGCTCCATATGCCACTACTACATTGATAAATGCAGGAAATGCGGTTGGCGGACATTCAATGCAAGATCACATGTTCCGTCCAATCACCCAGCACAGCCAACAGAGTGGATCAGGAGATTCTGGTTGTTGTAAACACGAGTGTAGTGGTGACTCCAATACTAGCCACTCTAATACTG gGATTCCAGTGGACCATGCTGATGCCATGCAGAGCCCAACCAGTGACAGTGGGAGTCACACAACAGATGAAAATggatttttgttgaagaaaggAAAGAAGCCCTTGAAACAAATCACCCAGCCGAAGCAGGCCATGGTCAACTGGGCTGAGTTTCTGCCACCCCCTCCTGAACATCCACCACCACCAAGTGAAATGAACATGTCTCAACATTCATCTGGAAACTCATCCACATCCCAGCAGTATGCAGAGATTAATTGTCTGAACCGTGAAATGGGAGCTCGAAGCCCCATGTCTCCGATGTCTAAGATTTCGTCTTGCTCCTGTCCTGTCCCCCACAATGCCACCCCTGTGTCAGGTTGGAATATGCCAGCTTATTCAGACACAGGTTGTGGAAGGTGTTGTTCACCAAAGTACTTTGAAAATGTGCACTACCCATCAAATCAGTATAATGTGGTTCAAAGGACTCAGTCCCCGAGAGGTGCAGAATGGAATAATTGTCCAAGGGGACACGATACTTGGGGTCAGCGGACAATCGCTTGCATGAATGCTTCACGGGGCACTCCAACGGACTTCAAGTGTCGGACATGTCACAGTGATCAGGAGCAGGGAGGCCCCATGCCACAGCTTCAGAACTATAAGATTGTTCCACATTGTGAAAATGACTATCAGTTCTTGCATGAATCGGAGCAAGGACCACCAGGTGCATACAATATGCCTCCGAGTTACGCAGGACTTTATGTGCATGGAGACGGAGGTCAATGTGTGGAGCATCCTTGTCAATCTAGTATGGCTGAGCCCTGCTCTCCTGTGTATCATAATAATAA AATGGAGGGTCACCACATGAACATAGGAGTAGACGGTTACCATAGAAATGCTGACTCACCTATCTCGGACAATGGTCCAGATTATGCTGGTGAGTCCACTGAGTTGGAGACAGAGGATGAGAACTCTCCAAGAAAGGAGGGAGAAAATGAGGGGCAAGATGATGGCGGTAACATGTCAG GCGTAGAGACTTGGCCAAGTTACACGGATCAGTGCAACACAGAGGATAGTAGTGAGCATTCCAGTTGTCATAGTGACAGTGATGAATCATTCCTTAATGAAGCTGACTTTGCCAGCACTGTTGCCAAGGCAGCAGAGATGTCTGGTTTAACAGTGGTTGGTTCCACTGTGTCTGATCCAAATGCAGACCAGCAAG TTGTGAAGAAACAGAGGCGCCACCACCGAGCCCGCCCCACCAGCCCATACAGCACCGATAGCAACTTCAGCGAAATCGTGCGGAAACCATATCCAAAGTCACAACGAAAGAAACAACTTATGGACCAAG GAAAGTGGTCCAATAGAAAGGACTCACCCACTGGATCAACTGTCCCTCAGAATCAGTCAAAATATTCTCAGCATG ATGGTACCAGTAATGTTCCTTCATACAACAAACCTAACTTTCCAAATGCTGTCCCACAAAAAGCATGTCGACCCAAATTCCAACCTCCACCCTGTGTAAATAAATCTGAGGATTCTAAAGATGAAGGGCAAGATAGTGGTATAAACGTAGACCCCACTTCTAAAGAGGGACTAC CAGGAACACTAAAGGTTTGA